In Thalassococcus sp. S3, the sequence ACACCGAACGCGGCTGCCGGGATCAGCGCCCAAGGCGGCGCGGGCATCGTGAAAAGGTTGATCATCACCAGGGCGCCCACCAAAAGGCCGCCTCGCCAGAGCTTGGGATCGTCCTTGGTTCGGGGCAGCATCGGCATCGCGCGCCAGCCGACATCCATCGCGGCGGCAAGGGCCACCCAATGGACAAAGAAATTCGGCCCGAAGATCAGGTCGATCACCGTTATCGCGGCAAGGCCCGTGCCGGTCTTTTTGGCATAGCTCGCAAGATTATCGCAGGCTTCGTCCTGGGCAGGCGATGGTGGCGCGGGCTGGGCACGTCTTTCTTCGATCAGCGTCCGGGCGGGAACCTTGACCTGGGGGGCGAGGCTGTGCAGCGGGTCTGGCAGACCGGGCGCGGAGACGCGGTAGACGGGCACCTCATCCTCCATGTTCTTGGGCCGCGTCGTGCCGAGTGGTTCAAACCCAACTCTCAGCTTGGAGCGGACCTGATCATAGACCTGCTGGGAGAGTAGGATGCCGCCCGGTTCGGCCATGGATTGCAGCCGCGCGGCGAGGTTCACCCCTTCGCCCAGCAGGTCCTGTCCATCGACGATGACATCGCCCAGATGCAAGCCGATCCGAAAGCGCAGCGCCGCCGGATCATCGACTTTCAACTCTTTCTGGACTTCGATGGCGCAATTGACCGCCTCGATCACCGAGGGAAACTCGGCAATCAGACCGTCACCGGCGGTGTTGGCGATGCGACCCCTGTGGCGTGTGATGAACTTGGCAAAGACATCGCGCGCCTGATGGAGCGCGCCATAAGTGCCCACCTCGTCCATCCCCATCCGACCGCTGAAATTCTCGGCGTCGGCGGCCAGGATCGTGGTCAGCTTGCGTTCCAATTCGCCCGCCATGTTTATCTCGCCGCTTTCCATTGGGCGCCTTTGGATGGAATTTTGAAATCACGGGACCGTGAATGCCCTTCATGTGGGCGACGATCCAAGAAATGTGAAGACCTTTAACAAAAAAGGCCGGGCGATGCACCCGGCCTTGATCGTGACATGATGTCCGGCTTAGCCAAGCGTGCTGTCGATGCCTTTGCAGGCGTCCACCAGGCCTTTGACCGCGTTTACGGAGTTGTCGAACATGGCCTGCTCGTCCTTGGTCATCTTGATGTCGATGACCTTCTCGACGCCGCCCGCGCCGATCACGGTCGGCACACCGACATACATACCCTTCAGGCCCAAGGCGCCATCGACATAGGCCGCACAGGGCAGGACCCGCTTTTGGTCTTTTAGGTAAGCCTCGGCCATTTCGATGGCCGATGTCGCGGGTGCGTAGAAGGCAGAGCCGGTTTTCAGAAGGCCCACGATCTCGGCCCCGCCATCACGGGTGCGCTGGATGATGCTGTCGAGCTTTTCCTGCGTGGTCCAGCCCATCGACACCAGATCGGGCAGCGGGATGCCGGCCACGGTGGAATAACGCGCCAGAGGCACCATTGTGTCACCGTGCCCGCCCAGAACAAAAGCGGTGACGTCTTTCATCGACACGCCGAATTCGAGGCTGAGGAAGTGGCGGAAGCGGGCACTGTCGAGAACGCCGGCCATGCCGCAGACTTTCTCATGCGGCAGTCCGGAAAACTCGCGCAGGGCCCAGACCATCGCGTCGAGCGGGTTGGTGATGCAGATGACAAAGGCGTCGGGCGCATGATCGCGGATGCCTTCGCCGACGGATTTCATGACCTTGAGGTTGATCCCCAGCAGATCGTCACGGCTCATCCCCGGTTTGCGGGGCACCCCGGCAGTGACGATGCAGACATCGGCGCCGGCGATGTCTTCGTAGGATTGCGTGCCGGAGAGCGCGGCGTCGAAGCCTTCGGAGGGACCGGATTCCGCGATGTCGAGCGCCTTGCCTTCGGGGATGCCCTCGGCAATGTCAAAGAGCACCACGTCGCCCAGTTCCTTCAGAGCTGCAAGGTGGGCGAGCGTGCCGCCGATTTGACCTGCGCCGATCAGCGCAATCTTGGGTCTGGCCATGGGATCTGTCTCCGGTCCATTTGCAATTTCGGCGGTTGCCTAG encodes:
- a CDS encoding adenylate/guanylate cyclase domain-containing protein; this encodes MAGELERKLTTILAADAENFSGRMGMDEVGTYGALHQARDVFAKFITRHRGRIANTAGDGLIAEFPSVIEAVNCAIEVQKELKVDDPAALRFRIGLHLGDVIVDGQDLLGEGVNLAARLQSMAEPGGILLSQQVYDQVRSKLRVGFEPLGTTRPKNMEDEVPVYRVSAPGLPDPLHSLAPQVKVPARTLIEERRAQPAPPSPAQDEACDNLASYAKKTGTGLAAITVIDLIFGPNFFVHWVALAAAMDVGWRAMPMLPRTKDDPKLWRGGLLVGALVMINLFTMPAPPWALIPAAAFGVTLLWKKRRSKA
- the mdh gene encoding malate dehydrogenase, whose product is MARPKIALIGAGQIGGTLAHLAALKELGDVVLFDIAEGIPEGKALDIAESGPSEGFDAALSGTQSYEDIAGADVCIVTAGVPRKPGMSRDDLLGINLKVMKSVGEGIRDHAPDAFVICITNPLDAMVWALREFSGLPHEKVCGMAGVLDSARFRHFLSLEFGVSMKDVTAFVLGGHGDTMVPLARYSTVAGIPLPDLVSMGWTTQEKLDSIIQRTRDGGAEIVGLLKTGSAFYAPATSAIEMAEAYLKDQKRVLPCAAYVDGALGLKGMYVGVPTVIGAGGVEKVIDIKMTKDEQAMFDNSVNAVKGLVDACKGIDSTLG